From a region of the Oncorhynchus tshawytscha isolate Ot180627B linkage group LG14, Otsh_v2.0, whole genome shotgun sequence genome:
- the LOC112267202 gene encoding PHD finger protein 12 — protein MWDKMETPTIVYDLDTSGGLMEQIQTLLAPPKSEDGEKRNRRSERDVRRKSRATNHDICDSCHEGGDLLCCDHCPAAFHLQCCNPPLSEEMLPPGDWMCHRCNVRRKKREQKAGPTNGLLERERPLSKRSSPPTAELERGTTTITTTTLRLDRLPPGVGAAGPGLRVAAVHLERLEHLERRASSRPGTPTSNTSTDTAIPSEEQNEADEMAKAEEVVVEAQCSEPEQATATHTPTPRLLKRPFQLLIAAAMERNPSQFQLPNELTCTTALPGSTKRRRKEELIMKTFRRPPHEMDPNGLVPLPVRVCFSCTRNCRMAPLVQCDYCPLLFHMDCLDPPLTAMPTGRWMCPNHMEHLVLNRRSLSLTSRCKLLDQFQDRISQHAVKVDFLRWVHRQNPPVRSGVHHKTKALKVPDAIKSQYKNPPAMLAPAAVRNGELICNGIPNQDCSPQHFTSQAEQQEWLRDVMALQCSIMRHLSGKQKSSSDWDSEQTDIKPCVALENSSTLPLAERTASALPAPCSKPCNTSDGPQGAPVLKELSQGQESCCCTVRPCLKCRKHNGPLTEQPVQANGPLACDAASGVCRQTELQLHILNPLASLPISALGLPNHLRRGVVVKTERGSPLESCTQKGCSPSTCAATGQDVKSQAYGTPPGKAGAQATPLSCFSELKLGPSPNLGVHVFTPPRAVKYSSTARQPTTTPPCFSLGPDLKGSSMFPSSLSTSIADLSGGMKAMMEGDEEMELSNLDEELVKLLAWQRIQQLFPPKAPPTPQGRGLTAPPTTSVALKPQSPAPRTEEEPKVQARATFYPLMGKGGAINMSYRTLYIGAGADMDVCLTNYGHCNYVSGKHACIFYDGNTKHYELLNYSEHGTTVDNVLYSCDFSEKASPSPVSGLVSKVQGIVRHCKMREQEEGAEAGPGPRTGLMPSGGVMSCQPQGGPRLSCNCKASSSSLIGGSGAGWEGTALLHHGSYIKLGCMQFVFSIVEFTSKQPKEEGTTGTANTTPASTTPSQEEADKQTIKLHQVHLGSIAQTLSFSPLCSQT, from the exons ATGTGGGACAAAATGGAGACGCCAACGATTGTGTACGACTTGGATACCTCTGGGGGCTTAATGGAG CAAATTCAAACACTGCTCGCACCCCCCAAGTCAGAGGATGGCGAAAAGAGGAATCGGAGGAGTGAAAGGGACGTTCGGAGAAAGAGCAGGGCCACCAACCACGACATCTGTGATAGTTGTCATGAGGGAGGGGACCTTCTGTGTTGTGACCATTGTCCTGCCGCCTTCCATCTACAATGTTG TAACCCACCATTGAGTGAAGAAATGCTGCCTCCTGGTGACTGGATGTGTCATCGCTGCAACGTACGGAGAAAG AAGCGGGAGCAGAAGGCTGGGCCGACAAATGGCCtgctggagagggagaggcccCTCTCCAAGCGCTCCTCCCCCCCCACAGCTGAACTGGAGCGGggcaccaccaccattactaccactacgtTGCGCCTGGACAGGCTGCCCCCCGGGGTCGGAGCAGCAGGACCCGGGCTGCGGGTGGCTGCCGTACATCTGGAGCGTCTGGAGCACCTTGAGCGGCGGGCCAGCAGCCGACCGGGCACGCCAACATCCAACACCTCCACGGACACGGCCATCCCCTCGGAGGAGCAGAACGAGGCTGACGAGATGGCCAAggcagaggaggtggtggtggaggcccAGTGCTCGGAACCTGAGCAAGCCACCGCCACCCATACCCCCACACCACGGCTGCTCAAGAGGCCCTTTCAGCTGCTCATTGCCGCTGCAATGGAGAGGAACCCCTCGCAGTTCCAGCTGCCCAACGAGCTCACATGCACCACAGCACTGCCAGGCAGCACTAAacggaggaggaaagaggagctgATCATGAAGACTTTCAGGAGGCCACCACATGAGATGGACCCCAACGGCCTCGTTCCTCTGCCAGTCAGGGTTTGCTTCTCCTGCACCAG GAACTGCAGAATGGCccccctggttcagtgtgactaTTGCCCCCTGCTCTTCCACATGGACTGCCTGGACCCCCCACTCACTGCCATGCCCACAGGCAGATGGATGTGCCCCAACCATATGGAGCACTTGGTG CTGAACCGGCGGAGCCTGTCCCTTACCAGCCGTTGCAAGCTCTTAGACCAGTTCCAGGACAGAATATCCCAGCATGCAGTCAAGGTGGACTTCCTGCGATGGGTCCACCGACAGAACCCGCCTGTCCGCAGCGGTGTCCACCACAAGACGAAGGCGCTCAAG GTACCCGACGCTATTAAGTCCCAGTACAAGAACCCCCCGGCCATGTTGGCTCCTGCAGCGGTGCGTAACGGGGAGCTGATCTGTAATGGCATCCCAAACCAGGACTGCTCCCCTCAGCATTTTACCAGCCAGGCGGAGCAACAGGAG TGGCTTAGAGACGTCATGGCGCTCCAGTGCAGCATCATGCGACATTTATCTGGCAAGCAGAAGTCCTCGTCAGACTGGGACTCTGAACAGACAGACATTAAGCCCTGTGTGGCTTTAGAGAACAGCAGCACTCTGCCCCTTGCAGAAAGGACAGCCTCTGCCCTGCCTGCCCCCTGCTCTAAGCCCTGCAATACATCTGATGGCCCCCAGGGAGCCCCTGTATTGAAGGAACTCTCGCAGGGCCAGGAGAGCTGCTGCTGCACGGTGAGGCCCTGTCTGAAGTGCAGGAAACACAACGGACCCCTGACGGAACAGCCTGTACAAGCCAACGGGCCATTAGCGTGTGACGCTGCCTCAGGtgtctgcagacagacagagctccAGCTGCACATACTCAACCCCCTAGCCTCACTCCCAATCTCTGCTCTGGGGCTACCCAATCACCTGAGAAGAGGGGTTGTGGTTAAAACGGAGAGGGGAAGCCCCCTGGAGTCTTGCACCCAGAAAGGTTGTTCCCCTTCGACGTGTGCAGCTACAGGGCAGGATGTCAAGAGTCAGGCCTACGGGACTCCTCCAGGCAAGGCAGGGGCTCAGGCCACCCCTCTGAGCTGCTTCAGTGAGCTGAAGCTCGGCCCCAGCCCCAACCTGGGTGTCCATGTCTTTACCCCACCCAGAGCTGTTAAATACTCCAGCACAGCAAGACAGCCCACCACCACACCTCCCTGTTTCTCCTTAGGGCCAGATCTAAAGGGTAGCTCCATGTTCCCcagctccctctccacctccataGCAGACCTGTCTGGTGGCATGAAGGCCATGATGGAAGGGGATGAGG AGATGGAGCTGAGTAACCTGGATGAGGAGTTGGTCAAACTCCTGGCCTGGCAGAGGATACAGCAGCTGTTTCCCCCCAAAGCGCCCCCAACCCCCCAAGGCAGGGGTCTAACCGCTCCTCCCACCACCAGCGTCGCCCTCAAACCTCAGTCTCCCGCACCACGCACAGAGG AAGAACCGAAGGTGCAGGCGAGAGCAACGTTCTATCCACTCATGGGGAAGGGAGGAGCCATCAACATGTCTTATAGGACCCTGTACATAGGAGCTG GTGCTGACATGGATGTGTGCCTTACAAACTATGGTCATTGTAATTATGTATCTGGAAAACACGCCTGCATCTTTTACGACGGG AACACCAAGCACTACGAGCTGCTCAACTACAGTGAGCATGGGACCACGGTGGACAACGTACTCTACTCCTGTGACTTCTCTGAGAAGGCCTCCCCCAGCCCCGTTAGTGGCCTGGTGTCCAAAGTGCAGGGCATTGTCC GCCATTGTAAgatgagagagcaggaggagggggcTGAGGCAGGGCCCGGCCCCAGGACTGGCCTGATGCCATCAGGAGGAGTGATGAGTtgccagccccagggaggacccAGGCTCTCCTGCAACTGTAAGGCCAGCAGTTCCAGCCTGATTGGTGGCAGCGGGGCTGGCTGGGAGGGCACAGCACTGCTCCACCACGGCAGCTACATCAAACTGGGCTGCATGCAGTTTGTCTTCAGCATTGTTGAGTTCACCAGCAAGCAGCCCAAAGAAGAGGGAACCACTGGCACCGCCAATACCACCCCTGCCAGTACCACCCCCAGCCAAGAGGAGGCAGACAAACAGACTATCAA